From one Paramormyrops kingsleyae isolate MSU_618 chromosome 1, PKINGS_0.4, whole genome shotgun sequence genomic stretch:
- the thtpa gene encoding thiamine-triphosphatase — MSVEVERKFVCDANIQDKLREIGAVCVGQCQFEDKYFDTPAHHLTLRDVWLRCRQGSWELKCPTQESGNPELGLCSRYREITSLPEIIAKVEAVIKESSGDEKHDTEQAEEQKKADRYDQRAATEMKPGKKESGEGGFPSWLGKLNLLPFAVFTTNRCSFRLDGDTDLGGVRVDLDQADFGFCIGEIEVLVPDGEEMHSALEKIERTAHRLGLSGDKRVPGKMNVYLQRYCPEHFKELFNANIL, encoded by the exons ATGAGTGTGGAAGTGGAGAGGAAGTTTGTGTGTGATGCCAACATCCAGGACAAATTAAGAGAAATTGGAG CGGTGTGTGTTGGGCAGTGCCAGTTTGAAGATAAGTATTTTGATACCCCAGCCCATCACCTCACCCTCAGAGATGTCTGGCTGCGCTGCCGGCAGGGATCATGGGAACTCAAATGTCCGACGCAGGAAAGTGGGAACCCAGAACTGGGCCTGTGCTCTCGTTACAGAGAGATAACCAGCCTCCCTGAGATTATAGCTAAAGTAGAAGCAGTCATAAAAGAGAGTAGTGGAGATGAAAAGCATGATACTGAGCAGGCTGAAGAGCAGAAAAAAGCTGACAGATATGATCAGAGAGCAGCTACAGAGATGAAGCCTGGGAAAAAAGAATCGGGTGAAGGTGGTTTTCCGTCGTGGCTGGGCAAACTTAACCTGCTGCCGTTTGCTGTGTTCACCACCAACCGGTGTTCGTTCAGACTTGACGGGGACACCGACCTGGGGGGAGTGCGGGTGGATCTAGATCAAGCTGATTTTGGGTTTTGCATTGGAGAAATAGAAGTTCTGGTTCCGGACGGAGAAGAGATGCATTCTGCGCTGGAGAAGATTGAGAGGACTGCCCATAGGCTGG GTCTGTCTGGTGATAAAAGAGTCCCAGGAAAAATGAATGTCTACTTGCAAAGATATTGCCCAGAACACTTCAAGGAATTATTCAATGCTAACATTTTGTGA